The window ATAGCACATATTGTGAAAGTCCAAATGGGaggaaagatataaaattttagaTCCACATATTGATATAAGACATGTACTGAGTGTTCATTGTTCTAATCCATTTGATTTGTTCCCCAGCCCTGTTATATTTCTTTTAGAGGCATGGTGGGTGGGAATGCGTCATCAGTAACTGATTTCATCCTTGTGGGACTCTTTCCTGAGTTTCAGCATTCCATTGTTCTCAACTTCGTGGTCATTTTCATCTACATCCTTGCTTTCCTGGGAAACTTACTTCTCATTGTCTTGATTTGGGGGGACTCTCGGCTCCATACACCCATGTACATTCTCCTCAGTCAACTCTCCCTCATTGACTTGACATTAACTTCCACCATTGTTCCGAAGACAGCCTCTAACTTTTTCACAGGGAAAAGGACCATATCATGGATTGGCTGTGGAACACAGAGTTTCTTCTTCCTGATGTTGGGAATGTCAGAATGCCTCATCTTGACTCTCATGGCTTATGACCGCTACGTGGCTGTCTGCATCCCACTGCGTTATCTCACCATCATGAGCCCCAGGTTCTGTCTGCACATGGTTGCTGGATGTTGGATTGGAGGCTCCATAAGTTCATTTATCCATACAGTCTACCCTATGCATTTTCCCATCTGTGGGTCAAGGGAGATCCACCATTTCTTCTGTGAGGTCCCAGTCCTCATTAAGCTTTCCTGTGAAGACACTTCAGTGTATCAGTTAGTGGTGGTGGTCACAAGCATTGTACTGCTTGTTGTGCCTTTCAGTCTCATCATAGCTTCCTATACACTCATCTTCCTCACTGTCCTGCGTATGAACTCTGTCAAGGGCAGGAAAAAAGCCCTGGCCACCTGCTCTTCCCACCTAACTGTGGTAAGTCTCTTCTTCGGCCCAAACATATTCATCTACATGACTTTCACTTCCTCACATAGTCCAGAGCAGGACCAGGCTCTCTCTCTTTTCAGCAACATCCTCACTCCCATGCTGAACCCCCTTATCTACAGCCTGAGGAATAAGGAGGTGGTGGCAGCTCTCATGAAGTTGGTGGGGAGATGTGGGGTATCTTAGTAGATAAGGAATACTTCTCAGTTGTGGAAAGAACATGCTTGTGACCATGGACTAAACTACAGTTCAGAGTTTAAATCCCAAGGTGTTGCATGGTTCAGGAAACCAGGGTGATTGCGACCCTatgtaaataaaacttttcaCGTGTGATTTCCAGGTTTCTAATGGAGGTCCTTAATTTTTCACTGGGGCATTATCATGTAaggagaaatttaagaaaattagttTACctgttaaattaaatattatttgaaatctTTGAAGTTATTAgaaattttttctaataaaatataaattcactATGGACCTCAAGATGAACTAAAATTCCATGAGTTGGCTTACTATTAAAATTAACAGATAAGttgaaatacaataaataaaaattattttaaatgaaccaGGTTTAGGTGCATTCCaaagtttaatattaaaataaactggTATCTTTTATAATACAAGATGCTAAGGAAAGGTGCATTTTAAACTATGAGATAATGAGATAAAgtcatttaaatatgtattaggTGTTATAAGCTCATACcctactgtgaaagtgaaagtgaggtcactcagtcgtgtccgactctttgtgaccccatggactgtagcctaccaggctcctcagtccatggaattttccagg is drawn from Bos mutus isolate GX-2022 chromosome 7, NWIPB_WYAK_1.1, whole genome shotgun sequence and contains these coding sequences:
- the LOC102282166 gene encoding olfactory receptor 2L8; the protein is MVGGNASSVTDFILVGLFPEFQHSIVLNFVVIFIYILAFLGNLLLIVLIWGDSRLHTPMYILLSQLSLIDLTLTSTIVPKTASNFFTGKRTISWIGCGTQSFFFLMLGMSECLILTLMAYDRYVAVCIPLRYLTIMSPRFCLHMVAGCWIGGSISSFIHTVYPMHFPICGSREIHHFFCEVPVLIKLSCEDTSVYQLVVVVTSIVLLVVPFSLIIASYTLIFLTVLRMNSVKGRKKALATCSSHLTVVSLFFGPNIFIYMTFTSSHSPEQDQALSLFSNILTPMLNPLIYSLRNKEVVAALMKLVGRCGVS